The genomic DNA attaccagcaaaatagttgcatgtttactCATCtaggaatttatttatttagacagagatctcgACACcgaatgttcagcacaaagttatgCCGATGTTTATGTTCTCCACCCGATTAAAAAAATCCTCATTCAAAATGTAGaattcatttttgtttgcattattgttttgttttgttctcttttttattattattattttttaagctGCAAATAGGAATGTGGTTAGCAGTGTAGCTAATGTAGCTTGCAACATTAGCTAGCTAACAGCTAATGACAATTGGAGCTAAAAATTCCTCTGATGTAATTAAATCTAGTATTTTTAACCCGCTAAGCATTTTGTCACAGTTTTATCCCAGGGCCAAGTATTTAAACTTCTAGTGTGCGTGCTTTTCAGATTATGACATGTTGAGCTCTGTGCTGGTGAAATATAAGTTTGGAATTCCATAAAATGAAACTTTGCTCTTATCTTTTTGTGAATGATTAATGAAATAATGAGTGGCTAGCACAATTCTGATATCACAAATGGGAAAAAAGAATAATGATTCAAAACTGATGTCATTAAACAGAATGTTTTATATGGTAGATGATGAAAAGAAGTGGAAAGTCTTCAGTCATCTGTCCTGGATTGACATATTGTACCCTTGTAGAAAAGATCAAGGCCTGGCCTCTCCTCTCCAATGAGCACCCAAATGTCTCTTTTCCTCATTCTTGCAGTGCCCTATTTTTAGATAAAAGCAATTCCAGTGAGGCATATTGTtatgaaaatgttgaaaataaTTTCCAAGCCTTAGCaccattgttgtgtttgttgtgctTGTTTGCGGTCTGTAAGGGGGTTCCTGCTGGTTCACTGAAGACCGTTATACTCTGACACGTCTGTTGATTCATTTTGTTGTCTGACTTCGCTTTGTTTTCAGCCAATGTAGAGACACAAAGCACAGACTGAACTTGACGTGAAAAGGCGCTTTCAGGCAGGAAGTAACAACACCCCTTCTTCCCCCCTCACCCATGTCAGCACTTTGCAGTTTCGGTTCCATCGCTTCCCTTTTTACCAAGCGACATCCAAAACGCACTCTTAAATGTCCATTTGCATATCATCATTGTCCACGCATGCACAGCTCTGTATGTTTGCactgcagcacaggaacaacAGGTGGGGGGCAACTCTTGCGGTGTTGGGTGTACGTATGAATTTTGCCAAATATACCTCAACCAGACATCACGTGGTTTCATATCAGTTTCGCCACTGTGAGCCGATAATGTTATTTGTTTAGTTCGGTGACACTTTAAACACTTCTTCTCTGACAAGAAATACAGAAGCGCAGTCTTCCCCCTGTTTATTAACAGATCACTGCATGAAATAACTGCTACAATACTCCGGTGAACCAGTTACATAATTACAACTGTAAATAGGAATATTATTTCAAAATGATCAAATGAAACAGTTCTAATCTTTTGTCTCCAGCTGGCAGCAGAATCTTCTTGGCTCAGTGTGTGTATTGATTTTGTTGGTTCTCTCATCTGGTATGTTGACAAGAGGCAAATGCATACAGAGAAGCTAAATGACAGCTATTTAATTTGGTTTCAGTGATTGTGCAGGCTGCTGTTACCTGAAGAGAAAGGATGCTGCAGGTTCTGTTTATAGGACTCATATGCATTTCCGGAAATTGTGTCTTTTATTCAACAGGTaatgttttctgttgttgttttagttgtttttaggttgttgttttttaatgggAGAATAGAAAAAGGTTTTGATTTAGCTTGGTGCAAGTTTCAAGGGTTTTACAAATAGACTGTGTTTACCACTGCGTTCCTTTGATTTCTTTCTAGGCTGGATAGCTAAACCTTAACTACAAACCAAGTATCAAGGTTGAGTGTGCCTGTGTTGCTGCTTTATGCAGGGGCAGAGCTAACCGGTGGCCAGCGACTGAAATTTGGCTACCGCTTTGGTCAACCTACACCACCAATGCTGAAACATATTAGGGGGTTTGCACCCACCACAGAGCTGCTAGCAGAAAGACTGAACACAGAATATGGGGGAGATCAACTGGATGTAAATAAAGTGCACGCCATTTTTGCCAatttgttgctgtggtttctgCGAAATGCTGACAAAGTCATCACAGACATGTGGTTTTCATCACACCAGAAGGAAAACAAAGCCAAAAGCATGATCACGGCCGGCCCCCGTGACTGATGTGTAGTGAGTAGTCATGACTTTGGGGTGTCACTGTTGCCAGTGGTATCAGTAAATTCTGGGTTGTAGAGGCTCTTGAGAAGATTTATTGCGTCACTTGTGCTGGAGGAGCTGAGTCTACTTTTCTGCTCCACAGATGTGCAGTTTACATCTGCAAATTTTGTGGTCTATCAGATCTTGTCCGGGCTCCACAGTTCCCGCTAACTGTCAGCTGTAATTGACATTTGGAAGCTGGAAGCGCTTTGATATCTTTGTACAGCTTTGCAGATCAAGTAGCTGCACTTCAGACCCTCAGACAGCTACTTAGAGGGGCCCACGATGGGTGGGAGATAAGGTTAGAGGATTTATCAGCTCTGAACCTGTTATTGACTGACAACTTCAGAAGGCTTGTTCATTTTCCAATTAAGTTTAATTAGGACCTTGTTCTCTCCTTTTAACTTCTGTTCGAACTAAAGAAACACATCCTCTGCTGCTATGCTGAAAGGCAGCTTCACACTCTCTCCAGCACAGACGTTGCACTTGTCTCCATCTCCATCTAGAACACATCTATTCCCTGTTGCTCTCTCCTGTGTCACAATGAATTCGTCCTCCTTCTTTAAGGCTCTTATGTTCGGGAACGAGCTAAGGCCAGCCTCAGCGCAGACGcattttattattcattacattttattctttCCAGCACTGCAGTGTCTGGCCTTGCTGGTGGTACAAGTGGAATCACAGAACAAGTGACCTCTGTTATAATTCACACTCTTAAACGTTTTCTATGTCTACAAGGTTGATATTATTCATGCAACGTCGAGCACGTAATCAAACACGAGACAGTATAAACACAAATATTCAAACTGATATTGATATTTGGACATCATCAGAGTTTTTCCTAAATATCGGGTCCAAATTGCTTAAGCGCAATGCGTCACAGCGTGAAAACAATTGTTACAAAAAATCAAGACAAAAATATCACCTCAagtcaaaacaaacagaactgaTGATAAAAATGAACGTAATGAACATAATCACAGGTGTCTTTTTCAAGTTTCCTAGTAAATAGTTGGCAGGATGTTGAACCCAGAGGGGTTTTCTATATCACAGATCAAGCTGATAGCAGTAAGCTGTTATACCGTTACAGGAAGTAGAGCGAGCATGGGAAATGAAACGCGAGCGCCGTTTATAAAAGACGAGGTGGTTCAACGAGTGAtgggttaaacatttttcagaGAGTTATTTGTGGCCTGCTGCTTTGCACGCCACAGACAGCATGGAGACGCTTCTTCTTCTATTTCCTCAATTCAGCTACATGCCCCCAAAGGAGGAAGCATATTTCAAAATGTTTGGTCCAGTAGGCTTACAGACACCAAAGATGAAGGACGACAGTAGCAGGTTGGTGTGTGATTTTCcgtcatttttaaatgtttacctGTTTTCTGAAGTTGAATATTTTCAGGGGGGCTTTAGCAATTTCTAACAGCTATTGAAAGAAATCGGAGCAGTGCAACTTTAATCAACCAGAAATAGATTCAGCAAGTGCTTTTGTACaaagaagaaatattttaatctGTAATATTCACGACATATCTCTGTACCTTGTAGATTTGCCTTTTCTGTGCTGCTCAAAGCTGCTATAGCTGACACCATATAAGGCTGTTGAACTTAAAAGCTGCCGTCTTCCCTCATAAGGGTCTCCACGCTTTTCTTAAAAAACACGTCAGCTTATGTGACTGAACTTGCAATCTGTACTATGCTGCAGAGCTGTTGTGTAATTCATTGTGCCATGAAAGCCACTTCAGAAAGTGTGCCTTTAAGGAGAAAAGTTTGCTGCAATTGTAAGTGCACCTTCTGCTCTTTTATATTTGTTCTCCCTTGTTTGCAGgcagaaagacaaagagaggaAGAGTCGGCTTAGCCTTTTTCTCACCAAGTCAGGCTCTCACGAAAACGTCAGTCCCAGTAAAAAGACAGCTACGACACCCAGcaagtgagaaagaaaaaaaaatccattaacTTCTCATGCAGGCCGTGGTATTTTGCACAAGCGTTATCCCTTTTTAACCTCAGATTTCTGTACCCTCCATGACTCATTACACACTCACAGATACATGACATCTAGTACGTCTCTGTGAGAATccaagacattttttttttttgctgcatcATTAGAGGAGAGCTGACCGCATCTCTGATTTGTTTCACAGCATCTCAACAGAGGCAGCTTTGCAATGGAGCGACTCCTTTGAAGAACTACTAAAGCACTCAGGTCAGATTAATGCCCGAAACTTTTCAAAAATGTTGTGTCGAATTGCCGTCTAAAACAGTTTCTTGTGCTGTCAAACGCTTTGCTTCATTTGAATTGTAAACTGTAACACAGTGCTTGAAGCGATAAATAGTTAATGGGGAGTGCTGTGAGAGTTTCACTACATCTTTTAATGTTTGTTAGCACAGATAGTAATACAGAAACTGTGCAACTTCCTCCCCTCGTCACAGATGCCGCACAGAAACACTGTGACCTGCTGTCGTTTTGGCACGGTTAACAGAGACAGATCCATGTAATAAAATCCACACTTTTGAGCACACTCACACATATTATGGTTAAGCTGTTTCGGGATAATTAAACTGACTATAGAACTGAGACTCATAGATTATGAAGTTTTGGCAGATTTCCACAACACACTGAAATGTGGAAGCTACATGTCCTTAAACAGCTGTAGTTACATGAGCGTGACTAACagtgtttctctgtttctgtttctttacaTCAGATGGGGTGGAAACCTTCTCTCAGTTCCTCAGGACAGAGTTCAGTGAAGAAAACATTGAGTTCTGGTTGGCCTGTGAAGAATACAAGACCATTGATTCTGAGACAAAGCTGCTGTCCAAAGCCAAATATATTTATACAATTTTTATTGAATCCGAGGCCCCTAAAGAGGTATGATATATGCctttttttacatcacaaacTGCATGGATGTTGTGTTGCTAAGCTGGGCTTCAAAAGCTTAACCCCCCTGGAGTGCAGTTTACCGTTTTTCTTGGCTTATTTGTCAGTGAGGGCTGTTGACAACttgaaatatttatattatcgtaataaaaaaaataacagtaggCGAATTCTAAAGTGCTGTGTAGACAGGAGCCCGCAGCAACTTGACCTTTGCGAACAATCATTAGGAGCAGCAGCTCGTCGAGGTCATGTGTTTAGCGCTTACACGGCTGCAAAGCAGGTTGAGTTATTTCTGTGCGAGACAGTTGTGGTTTAAAAGGTTTCCACTCACTTTGCAAAGATGATGCGACCACCATCTGATATGCTTTCAGGGCCCGTAGCATATTTGACCGTTAAAGAGTTCTGTGTCTGGTTTGAGGTTTTCACATTCCTCTGCAAGAGTGGAGAGAGCATCTCCCA from Pelmatolapia mariae isolate MD_Pm_ZW linkage group LG18, Pm_UMD_F_2, whole genome shotgun sequence includes the following:
- the rgs18 gene encoding regulator of G-protein signaling 18; protein product: METLLLLFPQFSYMPPKEEAYFKMFGPVGLQTPKMKDDSSRQKDKERKSRLSLFLTKSGSHENVSPSKKTATTPSNISTEAALQWSDSFEELLKHSDGVETFSQFLRTEFSEENIEFWLACEEYKTIDSETKLLSKAKYIYTIFIESEAPKEINIDYHTKTAIQNNMAKPTKSCFEAAQMKVYSLMKKDSYPRFLQSDIYLRLTRRKGPGATMFRRRSRSCVFNDRGEATTEPSAW